A DNA window from Trichosurus vulpecula isolate mTriVul1 chromosome 2, mTriVul1.pri, whole genome shotgun sequence contains the following coding sequences:
- the LOC118839613 gene encoding olfactory receptor 2L2-like, translating to MEEWNHTTTGFFLLGLFPPTKTGLLLFLLVVLIFLIAFLGNSTMILLIWLDHHLHTPMYFLLSQLSLMDLIYICSTVPKMAVNFLSGDNSISLVVCGFQSFYFLLIAGGEGLLLASMAIDRYVAICRPLHYPILMNKRICFLMIAVSWVSSSINSIFHTVYALCLPYCKSRIINHFFCDIPAMLPLACIDTWAYEYTVLFSTNLFLFVPFLGIMASYGQILYAVHRMRSSQGRKKAFTTCSTHLTVVSFYYAPFVYTYLRPPSLRSPEEDKKLAVFYTILTPMLNPIIYSLRNKEVLGAVKRVFG from the coding sequence ATGGAAGAATGGAATCACACCACCACTGGTTTCTTCTTACTGGGGCTCTTTCCCCCAACAAAAACTggcctgctcctcttcctcctggttGTCCTCATCTTCCTAATTGCCTTCCTGGGTAACTCAACCATGATTCTCCTCATCTGGCTGGATCACCACCTCCACACCCCCATGTACTTCCTGCTCAGTCAGCTCTCCCTCATGGATCTCATATATATTTGCAGTACAGTTCCCAAGATGGCTGTCAACTTCCTGTCTGGGGACAATTCCATTTCTTTAGTAGTTTGTGGATTCCAAAGTTTCTATTTTTTACTCATAGCTGGTGGTGAAGGGTTACTCTTAGCATCCATGGCCATTGACCGTTATGTGGCCATTTGCCGCCCCCTCCATTATCCCATTCTCATGAATAAGAGAATATGTTTTCTGATGATTGCTGTGTCCTGGGTCTCTTCATCCATCAATTCAATTTTCCATACAGTATATGCACTCTGTTTGCCCTATTGCAAGTCCAGAATCATTAATCATTTCTTTTGTGATATCCCAGCCATGTTACCTCTAGCCTGCATTGATACCTGGGCCTATGAGTACACAGTGCTCTTCAGCACCAACCTATTTCTTTTTGTCCCTTTCCTTGGCATCATGGCTTCCTATGGTCAAATTCTCTATGCCGTCCATCGTATGCGTTCATCACAGGGGAGGAAGAAAGCCTTCACTACCTGTTCTACCCACCTGACTGTGGTCTCCTTCTACTATGCCCcttttgtgtatacatatctgAGGCCCCCATCTCTGCGTTCCCCAGAAGAGGACAAGAAATTGGCTGTTTTCTACACCATCCTCACTCCTATGCTCAACCCCATCATCTATAGCCTGAGGAATAAGGAGGTCTTGGGGGCTGTCAAGAGAGTCTTTGGGTGA